CTTGAAAATAGCACCTGGGCTCCTCTGACTTCTGGGCCTCCAGCCGTGACGGGAACATTGGGGCAGAGAGTCTCTGTGGGGCCTGGAACCCCTGAGCCAGCCACTGTGGAGACTGCCACGAAGGATTCTGTGAGCCTGGATGCAGGACGGGCAGCCATGGAGAGTCTCGGCACAGAACTGACCACGCAGGGCATTCCAGTTACACAGGGCCGTCTGATCACAGGATGGACCACTGCAGCCTCTCCCATTACAGAGGCTCCAAAGACAGAGGGAGCTCCATCCACGGAACCGGCCACGGAGCCCATGGCCACAGAAGCCCCATCCACGGAGCTCCCATCCACGGAATCGGCCACAGAGCCCATGGCCACAGAAGCCCCATCCACGGAGCTCCCATCCACGGAGGCCCTGGCCACAGAGCCCCCAGCCACGGAACCCCAGGCCACAGAGGCCCCGTCCACGGAGGCCCTGTCCACGGAGCCCCAGGCCACAGAATCCTCCTCGATAGAACCCACTGCCACAGTGGCCCTGTCCACAGAGTCAGCCACCACCCCAGAACCCGCTACCACCAGAGGTCCAGCCATGTCCCTTCTTGTGACCTCTGCCCCTCATAATGTCACCACCGTGGCAGCCAGCCATTCGACCGTCTTCATCAACCAATGGGGAAATAGGCAGGGTCTTCCCCCCAGGAGCTCCATGACCCCTGACCCCACAGGGGTCCCAACCCACGTCCCCGTGAAGCAGTGTCTCCTGGCCATCCTCATCCTGGCCCTGGTGGCCACCGTCTTCCTCGTGTGCACCGTGGTGCTGGCCATCCGCCTCTCCCGCAAAAACCACATGTACCCCGTGCGTGGCTACTCCCCCACCGAGATGGTCTGCATCTCATCCCTGCTGCCCGATGGGGCTGAGACGCCCGCCACCATGGCCAACGGGGGCGTGCCCAGCACCAAGAGCCAGGACCCGAAGCCGGCGCCCCGGGAGGACCGCGACGGGGATGACCTCACCCTGCAGAGCTTCCTCCCTTAGCCCCCGTCGCCCGCCCTCCCGAGCAGGACCCCGGCCTCCTCACGTCCCTCCTCTGCCAGCCTGTCCCCAGAGAGAGCACCCAGACTTCCATTCCACTGGTCTGGGCCTCCCCAGAGCCACACTGTGGGTTGGGGTCTTCTGGGAAGGCAGCCTGGCAGCCCCCCAGGACTGAGAGTGGCCAAGGGCTTGCAAACAAGACCGAGAAGTGGAACCACCTCCTCCCGGCAGCCTCTGCGTGGAGCCCGCTGCCCTGGGCAGAGGGCCATGGGGGGCAGCCGTGGTGCCCAGAGAGgtctccccctccccattccccaccaaATCTGGGCCCCTCTAATATATCTCACAGCTGCTCTCTTTGCCCCAGGCCTCTGGAGTCTCACCCTCCCACCCGCCTGCACTCCCATGCACCCAGGGAAGCCCTGatgccctgccccccaccaccatTTTCCTCTTGGTTGTCATGGTTACCAAACAGGAAGAGGGACTTTTGGGGAGGGGTACTGAGGAGTGATGGTTCCCCGGGCTGTTTCCCGACAAGGGGACAGGTTGGGTCTCCTTGGGAATGTCTCCCGGGCACCCAGGGTGAGGCCTCGGCCTGTGAGGGTCAGTGTAGGTTTGAAGCGTACAAGGCTAGACCCTTCTTTGGGGGTTTGTGTGGAGCAGTGAGCGTCCATCTGGTGACAGTAACCCCTAATCTGCCCTCTCTCGCCTTCCCCTGTGGCCATGTGCAGGGAGGGCGCCATCTTGTTCACCAAAGTGTCCCCACGGCCCGGCCCAGGGCCCGGTACAGCAccggcactcaataaatatttgatgaacaaATGTCGGTTGAATCTTTTAAAACATCAAAGCCACCTCCTTCAGGCAGCCTCCCCTGAATTCTCTATTCCTCGGCGTGGAGTGGGGATTTGGTCCTTAGCTGTTCACCCAAGGAAACCCCCTTTGCAGGCTGTTAGGCTGGCTGCAGTATTGCCTCTTGGACAACTGGGGCATCTTGATATAGTCTTTGGTGGCAACCTGATGAGGGAGGGTCTGGCCCCGGCACCACTTTCTCCAGCTGCCCCATGATCCAGTTCTGGCCTACGGAATTTGGTTTCCCCAAACCTCAGACAAATACCCCTCCTAAACCTCAGTGCAGCCCTCCCCAGCCCACCTTGCCATCTCTGTTCTACACCCCAAAGCAACTCCTCACGCTGGTGAGGGCTGCtgcagcccacagtgctttgcgcAACTCACAGGGGTAGCGAATAGCTGTCAGTACCCAAACTTTACCCAAagtttttcttaaagggccagttagtaaacattttaggcaTCACCAGCCACTGGGACTTGGTTGCAGCTACTCAGCTCTGCTGGTCACCTGACAGTATCCCTAGACAATGCATGAAATGAAGTGGTGTGGCcctgttctaataaaactttattgacaaaGACGAGCCGGACCAGGCTGTGTACATTTGCCAATCCCTGATTTAAGTGGCGGGTGACCAGCCACCCCAGCTGGCCCAGAACTTTGCTGGTTTTAACACTCAAAGTGAGCTGGGGCTTAAAACTCTTGATCTCCTGCCTCCAAAGACCTTCTGGGCATCTTCATACAGGGAGAAGGAAACTTCTGCTCAAAATACACACCATTCTGCCTTCCAGGAGAGGAACGAAATATCTCCAGTGGCTCCTTTGGGAGTGGAAGGTGAGGACGCCTACTCCAGccggcaaagagagaattcaaagAGAGGGTTGAGTCAGGGAGAGAAGGAATGGGGGAGAACAAGAGTGGCCTGGTGGGGCACAGTCAGCGAGAAGTGGGGAAATGGCAATACATGTCTGGAAATGATGATGTCTGTCCCTCCACTGGAATCTTCAGGACCAAGTCTGATACACATAAGAAAGGGGTGCTTCAGGAGCTTTGGGGACGGGGTACTGATGGAAGAGAGCTGGGGTGCCCATGGTGGGCCAGCCTTGGAGAAGGCAGGTTGATGGCTCAGAGAATGTGAGTCCACCTTCCCCTTGGGAGTGGTGGGGAGCTCAGGGAGGGGCAGCTGAGGGGCTGGGCACCCAGAAACTGAAGGATCTGAGGATATCTGAGTGGGGATGCTCTGTGCCCAGGTCCGATTCTCCATTTGTCGATGGGAGAACGGGATCCCCTTTCTTTCTCCAAGTGCAGGATTTAATTCAACGTTGGCAGTGATGGGGGCTTGAAGTAGACACCAGGGGGCGCCTGCCACCCGCTCTTAGAGCCATTGGGAGCCTGGAGCGTTCCTCTATCCAGTCTTTGGGGATGAAGGAGGGATCCTTTAGGAATGAGCTCTAAGTCCAcagtgtgctggtaaatgtttaactgACTCTCCAGGGGgcgatttgtagcatttgctaaTTTCCATGGTGTGACTGCTCTCCCATAGCGGATTTTGAGGTTCTGACATGATGTAGCACACCCgatacaataaatgtaaataacctcaagaacaaagataatagtaaaatgtagtaaaataattaggaagcaATAAGTTTGGGGTATTTACGAGCTTGTTTTAGAAGGTAATATATTATTCAAATATGCTATACTATATTAATAACAATATAATGAAATGAGTACGATAGATATATTGAACAACTGGACCACAACATTCTGAAAATTAGGGAGTTAGTTCCCACAAGCTGGTTCGGGCCATCTCCTGCACCCGCTGTGACTTCCGCCACACCTGGATGGGACGTTCCCTTGCCGTTGAACGTCACCAGCCCGAAATGCTCCATTCGTCCATTCGGCAAACATTTCCTAGCACACACATCTGCGATATCTCTGGGAATTGCCTCAAACAGCTTTCAGAGGAGGTACTAATATTCTCTTCATTttgcaggaaaggaaactgaggctcagagaggtgacgtCACCTGCCCCAGGTCACGCATGAGGACTTGGGACTAGAACCCGGACCTGAGTCAGAAAGCCATGCTCTTAGCACAACGTCACACCGCCCTTGAGTTCACGGTGGGGTTCTGGGGGAATCCCACGCTCCAACTCTGCCCCCTGCCGACCTGCCCTGGCGCCTGGAAGTCCCCCCATTAGTCACCCTTTGCGACTCCTGGGAGCCGAGGGAAGGCATTTGGGAGGGTGACATGTTCACCCCGGAGCAGAATCCAGCCCCCTCTTTGCAGAGAGCAGGATATGACAGAGCTGGGGCCCAGGACAGATAGGAATGGCTGGGAGCAAGGAGCtggtgtttactgagcacctactgcatGCCTAGCCCCATATCAACCCTTTATCTGCATTATTTCCTTTGGGCCTCAACACAACGCCATGAGTGGAAGCCACCAATTTTACTGCTGAGGACACAGCTTCAGAGAGCTGAACCACAGCTAGAAAGCCAGACTGCTGAGTTCAGCTCCGCaggcagggaaggaagggggGTAGACAGGAAAGAGGCTGGCGGCAGGCTAAGTTTACTCACAGATCCCTGCTCTCTTCGAAGCTGTGGTGGCCACCCCTGCAGGGGGTTCATCCGGCAGCTGATCTGGGAGGGGCTCCCCAAAACTCGCTCCCTGGATCCTGCCCCCATCTGCCACtcagacaagccacagactgttCATGGAGTGCTCACTGCATCCCTGGGAATCTGCCAGGCCCTTGGGATGCCAAGGGAGCGGAGCAGACTTGGAGATGCCCCCCCTGGGGCTCACGGTCTAGAGGGGGAGACAGAGATTAATCAAATGATCACTCAGAAAAACATCAGATTATGTCTGGGCCCAGAGCTCTGATAGAAGAGGGGCTGGAGGCTCTCTGCTGGGAGTTGGAGGAGCATGAGGGAAATGATGCTTGAGACTTGAGGGATGCAGTGGTTGAATTGGGAGCAGTATGGGGGGGCAGCACTGGAAATGAGAGGGTACATTGGGGGAGGGGACAAGACCGGGGTGTCTGGGGGTGCAGATTGGCTGCAGCGTGGTGAGGAAGGCTGTGCAAGGATGCGAGGCACTGAACTAGAGTGAGGGTGCAAAGAAAGTACAGAATCGAGAGCTAAATGGGAAGAAGAAAGGTCAGGAGTGGTGAGGGATTAGGtgtgagggagagggaaggaggctgAAATCTCCTGTTTCTCACCTGAGTGGCTGACCCAGCCCAGAGCACTGTgaatagtgaaaaaaatatgagcccTAAGGAGCAACCTAGGCTTGGGGCAGCAGCCTGCTCTCCACGTGCTAAGCACTCGGCTGGCATTGTCTCTTTAATCCTCACCCTGGGAGGCAGgtcctatttttaacaccattttccagatgaggaaactgaggctaaaagaTTTTTGGCAACTCGTGCAAAGTCACACAGTTTGTAGATCACAGCTCTGGCATTAAACTCGTAAGAAAAAATGAGACTTGCTGGGGTCACCAGCCATCCAGAGTCTTGCTCCTTGAGGAGGGACTGGGAACTCCCCAAATCCCCAAGGCTCAAGCCAGTCTCTTGACCTGACTTCCCATCAGTGGGAGAGCGGAGTCCTCCCCGGAGACCACTCTGTTCCCACACCACCCCCAACCAAAAGGCAGGAAGCCCTAAGAGGCAGCCACTGGGCACTGCCCATCCTTGGTGCCCACAAGCTCCAGGGGTCTGGCAAGGAGATGGTACCAGAGCATGCTATGGGGGCAGAGGGGTCCCTCAATTCTACCAGTTCTGGGCTGATCACTATGAGACCTTGGTCACATCCTGATTTCCCTACTGTAAAATGGGAGTATAAGAACCGTTtgagtttcccaggctgctcaaacaaataccatgcaaaggcaTGGTTgaaacaatgggtatttattagctcatggttgtgaggccaggaaaaagtccaaatcaaggcatcatccaggcaaagctttcttcccaaagactgtgatgttctggggctggctgccagtgatccttggtctgagctcctctgtcatgtggcaatgcacatggtggcctcttctggcctctgccTTCACTTCTGGGTTATGTTGACCTTCAGCTACTTTCTTCCTATGGCtttgtctttctctgaattttattctgcatataaaggtctccagtaataggattaagacccatcccgattgggctgaactgaaataaccttaactgaaataacctcatcaaaaggttcctacttacaatggattctcACCCACAGGGATGAagtaagtttaagaacatttttctgaggtacatacagctccaaaccaccacactccccaCTGGAGGGACAGTTCCAAGGGTCAGGAGTAGATGGCCATGGCAGGAAGCAGATTTTGGGGGTGGGTTGGGGTTGGGACCTGGTTGGTGTGGTGGGTACTGACCCCAGAGAGAATACCCACCAGGCAGCAGGGGGTGCCacttgggggagagggaaggctGGTGTGAGGGCTGGAGCATCTGCCCAGAGGTGAGGCCTGAGAAGGCAGCTGAAGCCATGGTGGTGGGTGGGATTCCCCAGAAGAGGGTGTGAGCCATTTACAAAATAGCACCCCTTTGTAATGGCAAAAATATTCTCAGACCCTACATGATGGGGAAGTTTCTCATCCCCTGCAGGAGAAAGATAATGACACAAAGATACTGTGTGTTATAGGAAATagctagaataagtaaattcatagaaacagaagcagatttcaggttaccaggggctggggtgaggggtgagTAGATTTtatttaatgggtacagagtttctgttttgggtgatgaaaattttgggtaatggaaggtggtgatggtgatacAACATTGTAaaggtaattaatgccactgaatctttcacttaaaaaatggttaggatggcaaattttgttatatatatagtatgtttgttaccacaattaaaaaaaaaaaaaaagctagtggCTGAACAGCTCTCCAGAATCTTCCCAAAGCATTTCACCATATGAAGCTCAGCTGCATCTAAAGGAAGTTAACAAAGTATCCAACCTCTGTGAGTGAGGCGTTATGCGAATTCAGGCTCCAAACATGGTCAGCCTTGAGGACTTGGGTGGTACACTGCtgctctgcccaccccacccccatcccacccccaggaTGTAGAGGTGGGCAGAGCCTCATGAGCTGAGCTTTTAGGGGCACAAGCTACTCAGCCCCCTCATCCATATACACACATTTCCTGGGCACAAGATGGGGTGTGCTTGGAGGCAGGAATTGTGACTCATCTCTGCCACCAGCCCCCAGTGAGACCCTGGCCCTGAGCAAGTGACTGGGAAATGTTTGTGAAGTTTTCCTGCGATTGGGAAAGGTTAAGAGAGTAAGTCTGCCCCAGTCGCAGGcttaacagaatattattcatcaaTTGAAAATGTAGGTTTTGAAGGACAACAGGGGAAAATGCCCATGATGTCACATTAAATGATCCCCCCTGAGCCTCCAggccctcatctgtgaaatggaaataataatccTGCTGCCTCTTAGGAATGTCAGCAGGATTTACGAGACAAGGCATGTGGGACACTTAGCACAAAGCCTACAGGATAAGCATGCATTAAATCACAGCTATTAGGATAATCAAATAGtaaaaagactgaaaggaaatgcACCAAACTATTCAGAGAGGTTAGCCATGGGGGATAGGATTCAGAGTGAGCTTTATTTGCTTTAgacttttctgcattttcctgatgtcctTCCATGAGTAGAACAAAACTGTAAGTATCAAGAAGTCTGCCAGCTGGTGAGTAAAGCTACTGTCCTGAGGCTATTAATACCCTAACAGGAAGGTTCTGAGACTGTGGTTCCCAACAGGGGCAATTCCCACCccctcaggggacatttggcaacatTAGAGACACTTTTGGATGTCACAACTTGTGCGGGGTGGTATTATGGCATCTAGTGGGCCCAGGCCAAGGATGTGGCTGAACATTTTACGATGCACAGACAGGCCCCACCACAAAGAAGCACATGGTCCCAAATGTCCGTAGTGCCAGGACGAAGACACTCTAGAGTACTCTGAGGCCTTTCCACTGAGCCCTGAAATCCTCAGAGCACCTCTTCCTGAAGATTTTCTGGAAACCCAGAGAGGCTTCTGCATCTCCATGAACCAGTCCTGGCTGTTGACATCCTTGTGGCCAAGCAGGCACCTTGTGCAGGCACCCCCCCGGGGGCTGCCACAGCCGGGCACCACCATGATTGGCAGAACAAGAACATCACTGCTGAGCCTTGCAGGGAGACAGTTTCAGAGCTGCTCTCAccaagagagaaggggagaggagtaaGCCCTCCAGCAAGGAGGCAAGCACAAAAGTGATGAAAACACAGTCCATTTTCCCAGGCACATAGACCCTGCGGGGGTGGCCCATGAGGATGGGTTTTCTCCCGTGTACCCAGAATTGAGCTCCCTTCCAACCTCAGCCCTGCTCCCCTGGGGGAGTTCTCTCTGGAAACCCtgttgtctgtccttgtgtcttGCCACCGAGCCCCCTAGAGGGACAGGAGTCAAATGATTTCTCCCCAGAAGCTTAGCAGCCCCGAAGCAAATCATGGATACAAATGGATATATGGGATgggaagggggggtgggggttccCCTTATCCCACCAGCTGAAGCTTCTTGGCTCCCACTCCTGCCCCGCTCAGACCCCCACCTCACTTATTaacaataatatatattattatcccAATATATTGGATGAGCGAAGGAAAGctcctgtctccctcccttcTGCTCCGGCCCAGGGGCCTTTTTGCTTGTCTTCACATGCTCCCGCCTCAGAGCCTTagcacctgctgttccctctgcctggaactttCCTCCTGGATGTTCCCAAGGCTGACATCGTCTCATCCTTTAGGGTCTCAGCTCAAGTGTCACCTCCCCCTCAAAGGAACACTCCCTGCACGCTTGTCCCCAGTCATTCCCTACAACACCCCAATTTTCCCTTTCGGGGCACAGATGACTGTCTGGATTGACATTGACGTACTGATTCGCGGTCACGTTCACTCTGTTTTCCCAGCCCTGGCATCCAGGAGGGGCTCAGGAAATATTTGCTGATTGAATGAACGGGCAAGGGAGGCTTTGCAGAGGGGGTGAGGACCGAGGCAAGGCCATGGCACTGGCAAAAAATGGGGCACCAGGGACACGGAGGTGGGGGGCTGAGACCCTGCAAGCCAGGCTTTCAGGGTTTAAGGCTTTTGAGTCAGGCTAGGGGGACCTGGGCTCGAATCCCGGCTCCACCGCTTATTAGCTGTGTGAGGTTGGACGCCCTGCTAACCTCTCAGAGCCTCGGCTCCCTCAGTTTGAAACATGAAGAAGAGACCGTCCTACTCCTGAGGCTGTGGTGAGGGTGAGCCGAGAGCCACGCTGTGCTTGGGGTACAGTGGATGCCCCTCAGTGTCCCTCCTAGGACGGGAAAATCCAAGCTGTGGGTAGCCTTGGATGATCCAGGGGGCGCTATAGAGGCCTCCACACACCCCCAGCCTCGAAGCCCTGTCCCAGGCTGCCCCGCAGCCCCCACTCCTGTGGTTTGGGGAGCTAGGCCCGCCCTGCCGAGTTCTGTCTTTTGGCCTGAAATTAGCTTGCAAATTCCTTGGCTGCCTGGCCGGTGCTTCCAGCCGAC
This window of the Choloepus didactylus isolate mChoDid1 chromosome 23, mChoDid1.pri, whole genome shotgun sequence genome carries:
- the SELPLG gene encoding P-selectin glycoprotein ligand 1, translated to MPPQLFLLLTLLGPGSSLPQWGIRGDGPPGPPLALSQGQPDEDWDFNVEDDYTWGNTDPPEMLENSTWAPLTSGPPAVTGTLGQRVSVGPGTPEPATVETATKDSVSLDAGRAAMESLGTELTTQGIPVTQGRLITGWTTAASPITEAPKTEGAPSTEPATEPMATEAPSTELPSTESATEPMATEAPSTELPSTEALATEPPATEPQATEAPSTEALSTEPQATESSSIEPTATVALSTESATTPEPATTRGPAMSLLVTSAPHNVTTVAASHSTVFINQWGNRQGLPPRSSMTPDPTGVPTHVPVKQCLLAILILALVATVFLVCTVVLAIRLSRKNHMYPVRGYSPTEMVCISSLLPDGAETPATMANGGVPSTKSQDPKPAPREDRDGDDLTLQSFLP